One region of bacterium genomic DNA includes:
- a CDS encoding phosphatidylglycerophosphatase A: MTRLHRILATWFGSGYFPIASGTAGTAATIPLVLLLWWFGSWPLHLAAAALIFALGLWAAKGAETYWRKKDPGQVVIDETAGYLLTTLPVGLAVPSFDAPAGWILPLGVSFLLFRAMDIVKPWPARRLEALPGSLGIMIDDMFAGAYALLLQQAAFWALRRGGLWG; this comes from the coding sequence ATGACCCGCCTGCACAGAATCCTCGCCACCTGGTTCGGCAGCGGCTACTTCCCGATCGCCTCCGGCACGGCCGGGACCGCCGCGACCATCCCGCTCGTGCTGTTGCTGTGGTGGTTCGGCTCGTGGCCGCTGCACCTCGCCGCCGCGGCGCTGATCTTCGCGCTCGGCCTCTGGGCGGCGAAAGGCGCCGAGACCTACTGGCGCAAGAAGGACCCCGGGCAGGTCGTGATCGACGAGACCGCCGGCTACCTGCTGACCACGCTGCCGGTCGGCCTCGCCGTCCCCTCGTTCGACGCGCCCGCCGGCTGGATCCTGCCGCTCGGCGTATCGTTTCTGCTCTTCAGGGCGATGGACATCGTCAAGCCGTGGCCCGCGCGGCGGCTCGAGGCGCTGCCCGGATCCCTGGGGATCATGATCGACGATATGTTCGCCGGCGCCTACGCCCTGCTGCTGC